The following proteins are co-located in the Pseudarthrobacter siccitolerans genome:
- a CDS encoding LCP family protein, translated as MSSSKIQQSASDTALTDPVRYPVSASPQVRTKRGFVLVLMTLLVPGSAQLVAGDRKLGRAALRVTLCVWAALALAVILLLANRPLLINLITNPFASLAIIIVMVALAAGWAILFINTLRLIRPVLLAPPARPAVVISLVLAMVLGSGSLGYAAYLLNVGRNAIGSIFSAGPAMEPVEGRYNFLMMGGDAGDDRTGRRPDSLSVLSVDAKTGQTAIISIPRNFQNAQFSADSPMRAIYPDGYNCGDECLINAINTEVTNEHADLYPGVADPGAQATLEAVSGTLGLTVQAYVLVDMEGFSKLIDAMGGIKIKAGGWVPMSGYFDEATKTHGMPIGWIPAGDQTLDGDHALWYGRSREYVDDYSRIQRQQCVQQAMLKQLDPATLLSKFEDIANAGTKVVDSNISSAQLGSFLDLAIKARGQDVKRLTIGPPDFDASFSTVPDFDLIHERVDQLLASASGAQSAGLPDDALVAAPTGGGHLQAAALRSPAALTPAGGTPAQQSPAPSDFTPVTTTPDGEPITEEMLTQLKLEGDEEAIRQLVATNGQCAPL; from the coding sequence ATGTCCAGCAGCAAGATCCAGCAGTCGGCTTCGGACACTGCGCTGACCGACCCCGTGCGCTACCCGGTCAGCGCCTCTCCCCAGGTCCGGACCAAGCGCGGCTTTGTGCTTGTACTCATGACGCTTCTGGTTCCCGGCAGCGCCCAGCTCGTGGCGGGCGACCGCAAACTCGGCCGCGCCGCGCTGCGGGTGACGCTTTGCGTCTGGGCAGCACTGGCGCTGGCAGTCATCCTGCTGCTGGCCAACCGGCCCCTGCTCATCAACCTCATCACCAATCCCTTCGCCTCGCTCGCCATCATCATCGTGATGGTGGCACTGGCGGCCGGCTGGGCAATCCTGTTCATCAACACCCTGAGGCTCATCCGCCCGGTGCTGCTGGCGCCGCCGGCCCGGCCCGCCGTCGTGATTTCCCTCGTGCTGGCAATGGTCCTGGGCAGCGGCTCACTCGGCTACGCTGCCTACCTGCTCAACGTGGGACGGAATGCCATCGGCAGCATCTTTTCCGCGGGCCCCGCCATGGAACCGGTGGAAGGCCGCTACAACTTCCTGATGATGGGCGGAGACGCCGGAGATGACCGCACCGGACGGCGCCCCGACAGTCTTTCCGTTTTGAGCGTGGACGCCAAGACCGGCCAGACAGCCATCATCTCCATCCCACGGAACTTCCAGAACGCCCAGTTCAGTGCGGACTCCCCTATGCGGGCCATCTACCCTGACGGCTACAACTGCGGCGACGAGTGCCTGATCAACGCCATCAACACCGAAGTGACCAACGAGCACGCGGACCTCTACCCGGGAGTGGCGGATCCCGGCGCCCAGGCCACGCTTGAGGCCGTCTCCGGAACGCTGGGCCTTACCGTCCAGGCCTACGTCCTGGTGGACATGGAGGGCTTTTCCAAGCTCATCGACGCCATGGGCGGAATCAAAATCAAAGCCGGCGGCTGGGTGCCCATGAGCGGCTATTTCGATGAGGCCACCAAGACCCACGGCATGCCTATCGGTTGGATCCCGGCCGGAGACCAGACCCTCGACGGCGACCATGCGCTCTGGTACGGCCGGTCCCGCGAGTACGTGGATGACTACTCCCGCATCCAGCGCCAGCAGTGCGTGCAGCAGGCAATGCTGAAACAGCTGGATCCCGCCACCCTGCTGTCCAAATTCGAGGACATCGCAAACGCCGGAACCAAGGTGGTGGATTCCAACATCTCCTCGGCCCAGCTGGGCAGCTTCCTGGACCTCGCCATCAAGGCGCGCGGCCAGGACGTCAAGCGGCTCACCATCGGGCCGCCGGACTTTGATGCTTCCTTCTCCACTGTTCCTGACTTCGACCTTATCCATGAGCGGGTGGACCAGCTCCTGGCCTCTGCGTCCGGCGCACAGTCCGCAGGGCTCCCGGATGACGCCTTGGTGGCGGCTCCGACCGGCGGCGGACACCTGCAGGCTGCCGCGCTCCGCTCCCCCGCAGCATTGACGCCCGCCGGCGGGACCCCGGCGCAACAGTCTCCCGCGCCGTCGGACTTCACTCCTGTGACCACCACCCCGGACGGTGAGCCCATCACCGAAGAGATGCTGACCCAGCTCAAGCTCGAGGGCGATGAAGAGGCCATCCGCCAGCTCGTCGCCACTAACGGCCAGTGCGCCCCTTTGTAG
- the purE gene encoding 5-(carboxyamino)imidazole ribonucleotide mutase, with product MSAAATPSKSSAASPLVGLVMGSDSDWPVMEAAADALAEFGIPFEADVVSAHRMPTEMIRYGQTAHERGLRVIIAGAGGAAHLPGMLASVTPLPVIGVPVPLKTLDGMDSLLSIVQMPAGVPVATVSIAGARNAGLLAVRMLAAGTDELAASLRADLIEFAADLNAVAARKGANLRQKVSEVFAEGNGTLRGSR from the coding sequence ATGAGCGCAGCAGCCACCCCGTCCAAGAGTTCCGCAGCAAGCCCCCTGGTGGGCCTGGTGATGGGATCCGACTCCGACTGGCCCGTGATGGAAGCAGCCGCGGACGCCCTGGCAGAGTTCGGCATCCCGTTCGAAGCCGATGTTGTGTCCGCCCACCGTATGCCCACGGAGATGATCCGCTACGGACAGACGGCGCACGAGCGCGGGCTGAGGGTCATCATCGCAGGTGCCGGTGGCGCCGCCCACCTGCCGGGAATGCTGGCCAGCGTCACGCCCCTTCCCGTGATCGGGGTACCCGTACCGCTGAAGACCCTCGACGGGATGGACTCCCTGCTTTCCATCGTGCAGATGCCCGCGGGCGTTCCCGTGGCCACGGTTTCCATCGCGGGAGCCCGCAACGCCGGACTCCTCGCGGTCAGGATGCTGGCAGCAGGCACTGATGAGCTTGCTGCCTCGCTCCGGGCCGACCTTATCGAGTTCGCCGCAGACCTCAATGCCGTGGCCGCCCGCAAGGGGGCAAACCTCCGGCAGAAGGTCAGCGAGGTCTTCGCCGAAGGCAACGGCACGCTCCGGGGCAGCCGTTAG
- a CDS encoding 5-(carboxyamino)imidazole ribonucleotide synthase, with protein MMAPAATALGFELRVLAESDDVSAVTAVPSSPVGDYKDFQTLLEFSKGLDVMTFDHEHVPTAHLRALQEAGVNVQPGPDALVHAQDKLVMRAAIDRLELPNPAWASVSDAAALVSFGEKTGWPVVLKTPRGGYDGKGVRIISSPEEAAGTGDWFEAMSPLLAEAKVEFTRELSALVARTPDGEARAWPVVHTVQVDGVCDEVIAPALDIPVEVAAAAEDAALRIANELGVTGVLAVELFETPGTGAGFMINELAMRPHNTGHWTQDGSVTSQFEQHLRAVLNLPLGATDALAPVVVMKNFLGGDNQDLFSAFPLALASEPAAKVHCYGKSVRPGRKIGHVNLAGTSTADVESVRRRAAVVAGIIRDGRVPAEEPPAIFEENA; from the coding sequence ATGATGGCCCCGGCCGCAACAGCACTCGGCTTCGAACTCCGCGTCCTTGCCGAAAGTGACGACGTTTCGGCCGTCACGGCAGTGCCCTCCTCGCCCGTGGGCGACTACAAGGACTTCCAGACCCTGCTGGAATTCTCCAAGGGCCTGGACGTGATGACGTTCGACCACGAGCACGTTCCCACTGCCCACCTCCGGGCGCTGCAGGAAGCCGGGGTCAACGTCCAGCCCGGGCCGGACGCCCTCGTCCATGCCCAGGACAAACTCGTGATGCGCGCTGCCATCGACCGCCTGGAACTGCCGAATCCCGCCTGGGCCTCCGTTTCCGATGCCGCTGCACTCGTCAGCTTCGGTGAGAAGACCGGCTGGCCCGTGGTGCTGAAGACGCCGCGCGGCGGCTACGACGGCAAAGGTGTGCGGATCATCTCCTCCCCGGAAGAAGCCGCCGGCACTGGCGACTGGTTCGAGGCCATGAGCCCCCTCCTCGCTGAAGCCAAAGTGGAATTCACCCGCGAACTGTCCGCGCTGGTCGCACGGACACCCGACGGCGAAGCCCGGGCGTGGCCGGTAGTCCACACTGTCCAGGTTGACGGCGTCTGCGACGAAGTCATCGCCCCCGCCCTCGATATCCCGGTGGAGGTTGCTGCGGCCGCAGAGGACGCGGCCCTGCGGATCGCCAATGAACTTGGGGTCACCGGCGTCCTGGCCGTGGAACTCTTCGAGACGCCCGGCACAGGGGCCGGCTTTATGATCAACGAACTCGCGATGCGGCCGCACAACACCGGACACTGGACGCAGGATGGCTCGGTGACGAGCCAGTTTGAACAGCATCTTCGGGCCGTACTGAATCTGCCCCTGGGCGCCACGGATGCCCTGGCGCCGGTTGTGGTGATGAAGAACTTCCTGGGCGGCGACAACCAGGACCTGTTTTCCGCTTTCCCGCTGGCTCTTGCCAGCGAACCGGCCGCCAAGGTGCACTGCTATGGCAAGTCCGTGCGCCCCGGCCGCAAGATCGGCCACGTGAACCTGGCGGGGACGTCGACGGCGGACGTTGAGTCCGTTCGACGCCGTGCCGCAGTGGTGGCGGGCATCATCCGCGACGGGCGGGTGCCGGCCGAAGAACCGCCAGCAATTTTCGAGGAGAACGCATGA
- a CDS encoding GtrA family protein: protein MFSALADRIRGLASLFWREVAKFGAVGGVAFVIDNGLTYYLMHGPMTDSEAKARFVGASVATIFSWIANRLWTFRHRRQANVLREFLMFILINGIGIGISTGFTALAKYGLGVTDKNLLFSAGVVGILVATVVRFFAYRFLVFNQELDQEPAFSHDHELIELHHAKDSGTATAVTEPETEPFAGDTAQPKK, encoded by the coding sequence ATGTTTAGCGCACTTGCAGATCGCATCCGGGGGCTCGCCTCGCTTTTCTGGCGCGAGGTGGCCAAGTTTGGTGCCGTGGGCGGTGTGGCATTCGTCATCGATAACGGCCTCACCTATTACCTCATGCACGGGCCGATGACGGACAGTGAGGCCAAAGCCCGTTTTGTGGGTGCCTCGGTAGCCACCATCTTTTCCTGGATTGCGAACCGGCTCTGGACCTTCCGGCACCGCCGGCAGGCCAACGTGCTGCGCGAGTTCCTGATGTTCATCCTCATTAACGGCATCGGCATCGGCATCTCCACCGGGTTCACCGCCCTTGCCAAGTACGGGCTCGGCGTGACGGACAAGAACCTGCTGTTCTCCGCCGGAGTTGTGGGCATCCTGGTAGCCACAGTGGTCCGGTTCTTCGCCTACCGGTTCCTCGTGTTCAACCAGGAACTGGACCAGGAGCCCGCATTCTCGCATGACCACGAGCTCATCGAACTCCACCATGCCAAGGATTCCGGTACGGCCACCGCTGTGACAGAGCCGGAGACGGAACCATTTGCCGGGGACACTGCGCAGCCGAAAAAATAG
- a CDS encoding TIGR03089 family protein yields MTIPAIHLMTSLRSGNSTAPRLTWYGPDAERVELSGKVLDNWVAKTSNLLQDELDAGPGMQLALDLPPHWKSLVWALAAWQLGLETVLNGEGADYLVTAAPDAVAGKYDAVVAVALPALATRWDGVLPAGCLDYAAEVRSHGDVFMQHADPDPSACAIVASDGRRHLHGDLLDSFAVPHEEGVRLHVPGSAGLEAALADALGAWRGGGSVVITHPDVADAGKLLAAERIHGS; encoded by the coding sequence ATGACAATCCCCGCAATCCACCTGATGACCAGCCTTCGTTCCGGCAACTCCACTGCCCCGCGGCTCACCTGGTACGGCCCTGACGCGGAGAGGGTGGAATTGTCCGGAAAGGTGCTGGACAACTGGGTGGCCAAAACCAGCAATCTCCTCCAGGACGAACTGGACGCCGGGCCCGGCATGCAGCTGGCGCTGGACCTTCCTCCGCATTGGAAGTCGCTGGTCTGGGCGCTGGCCGCCTGGCAACTCGGCCTTGAGACTGTCCTGAACGGGGAGGGCGCCGATTACCTGGTCACCGCCGCACCGGATGCAGTGGCAGGAAAGTACGACGCCGTGGTTGCAGTTGCGCTGCCGGCCCTCGCAACGCGATGGGACGGGGTACTTCCGGCCGGCTGTCTCGATTACGCTGCGGAAGTGCGCTCCCACGGGGACGTTTTTATGCAGCACGCCGACCCCGATCCTTCGGCTTGCGCCATCGTCGCATCCGACGGGCGCCGGCACCTCCACGGGGATCTTTTGGACAGTTTCGCAGTGCCCCATGAAGAAGGCGTCCGGCTGCACGTCCCGGGCAGCGCCGGGCTCGAGGCGGCCCTGGCCGATGCACTGGGCGCCTGGCGCGGCGGCGGTTCGGTGGTGATCACGCACCCGGATGTGGCGGACGCCGGGAAGCTGCTCGCCGCAGAACGCATCCACGGGAGCTGA
- a CDS encoding WhiB family transcriptional regulator, producing the protein MGQAERIQEDAVVAGQASVRYRARGVPSDWYVDPADPDAAERYNSNNKDFLQDQATAFLAAHEALLDGGEDPEDELDPPMELAAPGTSQPVWIGLPFQPDFGDEGELGWQTDALCAQTDPEAFFPEKGGSTRDAKKVCGACNVRSQCLEYALANDERFGIWGGLSERERRRLRKRAI; encoded by the coding sequence ATGGGGCAAGCAGAGCGTATCCAGGAAGATGCCGTCGTGGCCGGTCAGGCGTCGGTGCGATACCGTGCACGGGGGGTGCCGAGCGATTGGTATGTTGACCCGGCCGATCCTGATGCGGCAGAACGGTACAACAGCAACAACAAAGACTTTCTCCAGGACCAGGCAACGGCATTCCTCGCCGCCCACGAAGCCCTCCTGGACGGCGGCGAGGACCCGGAGGACGAGCTTGACCCGCCCATGGAACTGGCGGCTCCCGGAACATCCCAGCCGGTCTGGATCGGCCTGCCCTTCCAGCCGGACTTTGGCGACGAAGGCGAGCTTGGCTGGCAGACGGACGCCTTGTGTGCCCAAACGGACCCCGAGGCATTCTTCCCTGAGAAGGGCGGATCCACCCGCGATGCCAAAAAAGTGTGCGGTGCCTGCAACGTCCGGTCGCAATGCCTGGAGTACGCCCTGGCGAACGACGAACGGTTCGGCATCTGGGGAGGCCTGTCCGAGCGTGAGCGCCGGCGGCTAAGGAAGCGAGCAATCTAA
- a CDS encoding glycosyltransferase family 2 protein, with product MVAHNGSAYLPRTLAALADQTRPADYVIGVDAGSRDDSEVLLQRALGVAHVVSHRGKSGMGAAVNAGLAQLAPLRGDAASGGSEWIWLLHDDAAPAPEALAELLTAVERAPSVTVAGCKQLDWHAERQLIDVGLSTSRWAERLTLIDADELDQGQYDGRTDTFAVNSAGMLVRRDIWEQLGGFDPALPGSGDDVDFCWRNRLAGHRVVVVPAARMFHVAHRPHALGNAAAARKAQVHLRLKHAPLWMVPVHAAAALLGSIFKFVLSIAVKDPGHGITQLVSTFAALGRPRAVTKARRTARKTRRIRRSVIRKLQTPRREVWSHRRSLMEALGSDTNSVDDLEHDPLAHQPSGDASDDFAALATSKRGWIGNGALAAVIISSVTSLLGLTGIFGAPAVSGGALIPVAAELGDIWHHASSWWISLGAGLPGRGDPFGYVLWILGVLGGGDANAAMAWLLLLSTPLSGLTAWFASGGLTVRRRLRLAAALFWAAAPALQVALNQGRPGALIAHIMIPLLALALLRATGSAVGQGRFEAPAQGDRRFTDKPPVKPGINGMPSWTAAAAAGLAMAVVTASAPSLLIPASVVIFLCGLLLRGRGRTVWWALLPTAALFIPFGLSTLDRPRAVLADPGVPLAFDAAPLWQQLLGQPLEFGQGSGLSGLPYFAGGTLPWAVVLAFLVAGPVLLLAVAGIWLPGQRTGIARGLWIVATIALAGGWTAGQVAAGINANIMVTPFPGPAVSAAAFALLGAGLLGAEQLLHRADRAAAGGAKHKLALRSAAALGMALLVVGPLAGMAAWSAQNLLRTTPATAQVPADPGLPLGTPRLVEAAGQRILPATAIDRGTGPEQTRTLLISTRDDGTYDASLMRGAGTTLDSLSAIASARNILGTPGSETVRDDDAVTAAVRRVVATLVAGQGVDPRTDLEQLGAGFVVLRAADTAAQLTASRMDAVPGLIAVGQTDVGWLWRITPLNQPALQPADITHRVRIVDGSGAAIGLVPSGYDDVDAAIPEGPEGRLVVLAERADPGWTAWLDGRKLTATTSGWSQAFTLPPSAGHLTVRYENPGALWAGIGQAAVIGLTVMLAIPMPARRQRTGLSRDEGSLRKEHQNA from the coding sequence GTGGTTGCCCACAACGGCAGTGCCTATCTCCCCAGAACCCTGGCCGCACTGGCGGATCAGACCCGGCCGGCAGACTACGTCATCGGGGTCGACGCCGGTTCCCGCGACGATTCGGAGGTCCTCCTGCAGCGGGCCTTGGGTGTGGCGCACGTCGTCAGCCACCGCGGGAAGAGCGGCATGGGCGCGGCGGTAAACGCCGGCCTTGCCCAGCTCGCACCCTTGCGGGGCGACGCCGCCTCTGGCGGCTCGGAGTGGATCTGGCTGCTCCACGACGATGCAGCGCCCGCCCCCGAAGCCTTGGCTGAACTTCTCACCGCCGTTGAACGCGCGCCATCTGTCACCGTGGCAGGCTGCAAGCAGCTGGACTGGCACGCCGAACGCCAGTTGATCGACGTCGGTCTTTCAACGAGCCGTTGGGCCGAACGGCTGACCCTGATCGACGCCGATGAACTGGACCAGGGGCAATACGACGGCCGCACCGATACCTTTGCCGTGAATTCGGCAGGCATGCTGGTCCGCCGGGACATCTGGGAGCAGCTGGGCGGCTTTGACCCGGCGTTGCCGGGCAGCGGCGACGACGTTGACTTCTGCTGGCGCAACCGGCTGGCGGGACACCGCGTGGTGGTTGTCCCCGCGGCAAGGATGTTCCACGTGGCCCACCGGCCCCATGCGCTGGGGAATGCGGCTGCAGCGCGAAAGGCACAGGTCCATCTGCGCCTGAAGCATGCACCGCTGTGGATGGTGCCGGTCCACGCGGCGGCCGCCCTGCTGGGAAGCATCTTCAAGTTCGTGCTGAGTATTGCCGTCAAGGATCCCGGGCACGGCATTACCCAACTCGTTTCGACGTTCGCTGCGCTGGGCAGGCCCCGCGCGGTTACCAAGGCCAGGCGGACCGCCCGGAAGACGCGCAGGATCAGGCGTTCCGTCATCCGCAAGCTGCAGACACCGCGGCGGGAGGTCTGGAGCCACCGGCGTTCGCTGATGGAAGCCCTGGGCTCGGATACCAACTCGGTTGACGACCTCGAACACGACCCCCTGGCGCATCAGCCCAGCGGTGACGCTTCTGACGACTTTGCCGCGCTGGCCACCAGTAAACGCGGCTGGATAGGTAACGGGGCGCTGGCCGCCGTCATCATCTCCTCCGTCACGTCGCTGCTGGGACTGACCGGAATCTTCGGAGCCCCAGCAGTATCCGGCGGCGCACTGATTCCGGTGGCCGCGGAGCTGGGTGACATCTGGCACCACGCGTCCAGCTGGTGGATCTCGTTGGGCGCCGGACTCCCGGGCCGCGGGGACCCCTTCGGCTACGTCCTCTGGATCCTGGGGGTGCTGGGCGGCGGCGACGCCAATGCGGCCATGGCCTGGCTGCTCCTGCTCAGCACGCCGCTGTCCGGCCTGACAGCCTGGTTTGCTTCCGGCGGACTGACTGTCCGCCGTCGGCTCCGCCTGGCGGCCGCGCTCTTCTGGGCCGCTGCCCCGGCCCTGCAGGTGGCCCTGAACCAGGGCCGGCCCGGGGCCCTCATCGCCCACATCATGATTCCCCTGCTGGCCCTTGCCCTGCTGCGGGCTACCGGCTCGGCGGTGGGCCAGGGCCGCTTCGAGGCGCCGGCGCAGGGCGACCGCCGCTTCACCGACAAGCCGCCGGTCAAGCCCGGGATCAACGGGATGCCGTCCTGGACAGCGGCTGCGGCGGCAGGCCTGGCGATGGCGGTAGTGACAGCTTCCGCGCCCTCCCTGCTGATTCCGGCCAGCGTGGTGATATTTCTCTGCGGGCTCCTCCTGCGGGGCCGCGGGCGCACTGTGTGGTGGGCGCTGCTGCCCACCGCCGCCCTGTTCATCCCCTTCGGACTATCCACCCTCGACAGGCCCCGGGCCGTGCTGGCCGATCCCGGCGTGCCGCTGGCCTTCGACGCCGCTCCGTTGTGGCAGCAGCTCCTCGGCCAGCCGCTTGAGTTCGGCCAGGGAAGCGGCCTTTCCGGGCTTCCCTATTTCGCCGGCGGCACCCTGCCCTGGGCAGTGGTGCTTGCTTTCCTGGTAGCCGGCCCGGTCCTGCTCCTGGCCGTCGCTGGCATCTGGCTGCCAGGCCAGCGGACCGGAATTGCCAGGGGCCTGTGGATTGTTGCCACCATTGCTCTGGCCGGAGGCTGGACTGCCGGGCAGGTCGCCGCCGGCATCAACGCCAACATCATGGTCACTCCCTTCCCCGGGCCGGCTGTTTCTGCAGCAGCCTTTGCCCTTCTTGGCGCCGGCCTGCTGGGGGCGGAGCAGCTCCTGCATCGTGCGGACCGGGCGGCAGCAGGAGGCGCGAAGCACAAGCTCGCACTGCGGTCCGCCGCAGCATTGGGCATGGCGCTCCTCGTCGTTGGGCCCTTGGCCGGCATGGCGGCCTGGTCGGCGCAAAACCTCCTTCGTACCACCCCCGCAACAGCGCAGGTGCCTGCGGACCCTGGCCTGCCGTTGGGCACACCCCGCCTGGTGGAAGCCGCCGGCCAGCGCATCCTGCCGGCCACGGCCATCGACCGGGGGACCGGGCCTGAACAGACGCGCACGCTGTTGATCAGCACCCGCGATGACGGCACCTATGACGCCTCGTTGATGCGTGGTGCGGGCACCACACTCGACAGCCTCTCCGCCATCGCCTCGGCGCGAAACATCCTGGGCACCCCGGGCTCCGAAACAGTCCGCGACGACGACGCGGTCACCGCCGCGGTCCGCCGGGTAGTTGCCACCCTCGTTGCAGGCCAGGGCGTGGACCCCCGGACCGACCTGGAGCAGCTGGGCGCCGGCTTTGTGGTGCTGCGGGCGGCCGATACCGCGGCGCAGCTGACCGCCAGCAGGATGGACGCAGTGCCGGGCCTCATTGCTGTGGGGCAGACCGACGTCGGCTGGCTCTGGCGCATCACCCCACTGAACCAGCCGGCGCTGCAGCCGGCAGACATCACGCACCGGGTGCGGATTGTCGACGGCAGCGGCGCCGCGATCGGCCTGGTACCTTCGGGCTACGACGACGTCGATGCCGCAATTCCCGAGGGTCCGGAGGGCCGCCTCGTGGTGCTCGCGGAACGGGCGGACCCCGGCTGGACCGCGTGGCTGGACGGCCGGAAGCTGACCGCAACCACGTCCGGGTGGTCCCAGGCATTCACCCTTCCGCCCTCGGCGGGCCACCTGACGGTGCGGTACGAAAACCCAGGCGCCCTGTGGGCCGGAATCGGCCAAGCGGCTGTCATCGGGCTCACCGTGATGCTGGCCATCCCCATGCCGGCCCGGCGCCAGCGAACCGGCCTTTCACGGGATGAAGGCTCCCTGCGTAAGGAACACCAGAATGCGTAA
- a CDS encoding DUF5719 family protein: MRNDSVSPPASQAVPASGEQTQESAVPAKRLGNGRKALVAGLASAAVIMAGAGAVVAAGSLLPQAESSRSVPAGVSAVPAGSSVGVCPGPARLLEGTEAGTDPQFSPESETAASSLTGAVLSAGGVLPASRLTELNGRTTVDIAKAPGQPAPTGAPQELLAGVVAGRPVNQVRVLSADAAANQKASAAAAMKFTATDGDLQGTAAASCQQPSNDQWLAGASTTVGRTSVLMLANASTTPATVSLELFGSGGQIQAPGSRGLLVAPGTSRPVVLAGLAPGESQLSVHVRSAGGPVAAVIQQSVLRGLTPGGVDFIAPGAAPAVRQVMTGVDIQDAGQVASLTVKSGYQDAGPALQITVPGPSDAVVEVKLYGRDGQKALPSGGVITAKAGAVTEIPLAGVPAGHYTVAASSDVTFVAAARVTRGLQESRAVDVAWAASGVRLGSQHVVPVPPGGQRTLVFGALENRATITYAAITADGKVKAPATADIAGGTTASITIPEKADGSDVVGYVVSASGDAAYGALLLQQDGRDDISSLAFLPAAAGQETVPVTLSY; the protein is encoded by the coding sequence ATGCGTAACGACTCTGTCTCCCCGCCAGCATCGCAGGCCGTACCTGCAAGCGGGGAACAAACCCAGGAGAGCGCCGTCCCGGCAAAGCGCCTTGGGAACGGCCGGAAAGCCCTCGTGGCAGGCCTCGCGTCCGCGGCGGTCATTATGGCCGGCGCGGGAGCCGTGGTTGCGGCCGGGTCCCTCCTTCCGCAGGCCGAATCCAGCCGCAGCGTCCCTGCGGGGGTGTCCGCAGTTCCGGCCGGAAGCAGCGTGGGAGTCTGTCCCGGGCCCGCCCGCCTGCTGGAAGGCACGGAAGCAGGCACTGACCCGCAGTTCAGCCCGGAGTCAGAGACGGCCGCCAGTTCCCTCACAGGGGCCGTGCTCAGCGCCGGCGGCGTCTTGCCGGCAAGCCGCCTCACGGAACTCAACGGCAGGACTACCGTCGATATCGCCAAGGCGCCCGGCCAGCCTGCACCCACCGGTGCTCCCCAGGAACTCCTGGCAGGGGTGGTGGCGGGCCGGCCGGTGAATCAGGTGCGTGTGCTCAGCGCCGATGCCGCAGCCAACCAGAAGGCCTCCGCGGCGGCAGCGATGAAGTTCACAGCTACAGACGGTGACCTGCAGGGCACGGCGGCCGCCAGCTGCCAGCAGCCGTCCAACGACCAATGGCTTGCCGGTGCCAGTACCACCGTGGGCCGCACGTCCGTGCTGATGCTCGCCAACGCTTCCACCACCCCGGCCACGGTGAGCCTGGAGCTGTTCGGCTCCGGTGGACAGATCCAGGCGCCGGGAAGCCGCGGCCTGCTTGTTGCCCCCGGTACTTCCCGGCCGGTGGTACTGGCCGGCCTCGCCCCGGGTGAATCACAACTAAGTGTGCACGTACGCAGCGCGGGTGGCCCCGTGGCAGCGGTCATCCAGCAAAGTGTCCTCCGGGGACTCACCCCGGGAGGCGTTGACTTCATTGCCCCCGGCGCCGCACCGGCCGTCCGCCAGGTGATGACCGGCGTCGACATCCAGGACGCCGGCCAGGTTGCGTCCCTGACGGTAAAGTCCGGATACCAGGACGCCGGGCCGGCCCTGCAGATTACCGTGCCAGGCCCCTCCGACGCCGTGGTGGAGGTCAAGCTCTACGGGCGGGACGGCCAGAAGGCCCTGCCCTCCGGAGGCGTCATCACCGCAAAAGCGGGGGCGGTCACGGAGATTCCGCTGGCAGGGGTCCCGGCCGGCCACTACACAGTTGCGGCATCATCTGATGTCACCTTCGTGGCCGCCGCACGGGTGACCCGAGGCCTCCAGGAGAGCAGGGCGGTGGATGTGGCGTGGGCGGCATCCGGGGTGAGGCTGGGCAGCCAGCATGTGGTCCCGGTTCCGCCGGGTGGGCAGCGCACCCTGGTTTTTGGTGCGCTGGAGAACCGGGCCACCATCACCTATGCGGCCATCACCGCGGACGGCAAAGTCAAGGCGCCGGCCACGGCGGACATCGCCGGGGGAACGACGGCGTCCATCACCATTCCGGAAAAGGCTGACGGTTCCGACGTCGTCGGCTATGTGGTCTCGGCGTCGGGGGACGCTGCCTACGGTGCCCTGCTGCTCCAGCAGGACGGCAGGGACGACATCTCGTCGCTGGCTTTCCTGCCGGCAGCTGCCGGACAGGAAACAGTACCGGTGACGCTCAGCTACTGA
- a CDS encoding metallopeptidase family protein: MQSSNHESGFTVRLADPDARKDQGAALPGKGFMARRRNRHGRGLRGEMMLPTHPGYRTRSDRFDDMVLDSAQRLHDIWGKTLDGVRFGVDEIPPDLEQLAANSTPAPMGAYIPGTDGDGPMITVYRRVVEQASGGLDDLQDLVHDVVVEHTAEMLGVAPETLDPVYRRRY, translated from the coding sequence ATGCAGTCATCGAACCATGAATCAGGTTTTACGGTCCGGTTGGCTGACCCGGATGCCCGCAAGGACCAAGGCGCCGCGTTGCCCGGCAAGGGCTTTATGGCCCGCCGCCGCAACCGGCACGGACGCGGCCTCCGGGGCGAAATGATGCTGCCCACCCATCCCGGTTACCGCACGCGCTCGGACCGGTTCGATGACATGGTGCTGGACTCCGCGCAAAGGCTTCACGATATCTGGGGCAAGACTCTCGACGGCGTCCGGTTCGGCGTGGATGAAATTCCTCCTGACCTCGAACAGCTCGCGGCGAATTCGACCCCGGCCCCCATGGGCGCCTACATTCCTGGCACGGACGGGGACGGCCCGATGATTACGGTGTACCGGCGCGTGGTGGAGCAGGCCAGCGGAGGCCTCGACGACCTCCAGGACCTGGTCCATGACGTGGTGGTGGAGCACACCGCCGAAATGCTCGGTGTTGCCCCCGAAACCCTTGATCCCGTCTACCGGCGCCGGTACTGA